The proteins below are encoded in one region of Brevundimonas fontaquae:
- a CDS encoding phosphoglycerate kinase: protein MTFRTLDDAKDLAGKTALVRVDFNVPMEAGKVTDDTRLRVALPTIQRLRDAGAKVALLAHFDRPKGQRVPSMSLKPVVQPLEELLGAPVRFADDCIGPDAVEAIRDLDAGGVVLLENVRFHAAEEANDPVFAQKLADLGDLYVNDAFSAAHRAHASTEGVAHHIPSYAGESMRRELDALDAALGNPQKPVVGIVGGSKVSTKLDLLKNLVGKLDTLAIGGGMANTFLYAQGIDIGGSLAEKDMADTAREILAEAESKGCDILLPVDVVAATEVKPGADARTVKTGEGLSTEDKILDAGPNTVARLNAAIDGSKTLIWNGPLGVFEVPPFDAATVAAAKHVAERTKAGALIAVAGGGDTVAAVGHAGVAADLTFVSTAGGAFLEWMEGKPLPGVEALRA from the coding sequence ATGACCTTCCGCACTCTCGACGACGCCAAGGATCTCGCCGGCAAGACGGCTCTGGTCCGCGTGGACTTCAACGTCCCGATGGAGGCCGGCAAGGTCACGGACGACACCCGTCTGCGGGTCGCCCTGCCGACGATCCAGCGCCTGCGCGACGCCGGCGCCAAGGTCGCCCTGCTGGCCCACTTCGACCGCCCCAAGGGCCAGCGCGTCCCGTCGATGAGCCTGAAACCCGTCGTCCAGCCGCTGGAAGAACTGCTCGGCGCGCCCGTCCGCTTCGCCGACGACTGCATCGGCCCTGACGCCGTGGAGGCCATCCGCGATCTGGACGCCGGCGGCGTGGTCCTGTTGGAGAACGTGCGCTTCCATGCGGCGGAAGAGGCCAATGATCCGGTCTTCGCCCAGAAGCTGGCGGATCTCGGCGACCTCTACGTCAACGACGCCTTCTCGGCCGCGCACCGCGCCCACGCCTCGACTGAAGGCGTCGCCCATCACATCCCGTCCTATGCCGGCGAATCCATGCGACGCGAACTCGATGCGCTCGACGCGGCGCTCGGCAATCCGCAGAAGCCCGTGGTCGGCATCGTCGGCGGCTCCAAGGTCTCGACCAAGCTGGATCTGCTGAAGAACTTGGTCGGCAAACTGGACACGTTGGCCATCGGCGGCGGCATGGCCAACACCTTCCTTTATGCGCAAGGGATCGATATCGGCGGCTCTCTGGCCGAGAAGGATATGGCGGACACGGCGCGCGAAATCCTGGCGGAAGCCGAGTCGAAGGGCTGCGACATCCTGCTGCCCGTCGATGTCGTGGCGGCGACCGAGGTCAAGCCCGGCGCCGATGCCCGCACCGTCAAGACAGGCGAAGGCCTCTCGACTGAAGACAAGATCCTGGACGCCGGCCCAAACACCGTTGCTCGCCTGAACGCCGCCATCGACGGCTCCAAGACCCTGATCTGGAACGGCCCGCTGGGCGTGTTCGAGGTGCCGCCCTTCGACGCCGCCACAGTCGCGGCCGCCAAGCACGTCGCCGAGCGCACCAAGGCCGGCGCCCTGATCGCGGTGGCGGGTGGCGGCGACACGGTCGCGGCCGTCGGTCATGCCGGCGTCGCGGCGGATCTGACCTTCGTCTCCACCGCTGGCGGCGCCTTCCTGGAATGGATGGAGGGCAAACCCCTGCCCGGCGTCGAGGCCCTGCGCGCCTGA
- the fba gene encoding class II fructose-bisphosphate aldolase (catalyzes the reversible aldol condensation of dihydroxyacetonephosphate and glyceraldehyde 3-phosphate in the Calvin cycle, glycolysis, and/or gluconeogenesis), which yields MARITLRQLLDHAAENDYGLPAYNINNMEQGLAIMEAAHEVNAPVIIQASRGARNYANDIVLAKLIDALAELYPHIPVCMHQDHGNGPATCATAIQYGFTSVMMDGSLEEDAKTPASYEYNVDVTRRVTEMAHACGVSVEGELGVLGSLETGMGEAEDGHGFEGKLDHSQLLTDPDQAVDFVAATKVDALAIAMGTSHGAYKFTRQPDGEVLAMNVIEEIHRRLPNTHLVMHGSSSVPQDLQDIINQYGGEMPQTWGVPVEEIQRGIKHGVRKVNIDTDNRMAITGAIRKALMEKPGEFDPRYYLKPAKEAMKKLCMERYQQFGCEGQASKIRPLSTAQMAKRYASGDLDPSFRGASVKAA from the coding sequence ATGGCGCGCATCACGCTGCGACAGCTGCTCGACCACGCGGCAGAGAACGACTACGGCCTGCCCGCCTACAACATCAACAATATGGAACAGGGTCTGGCGATCATGGAGGCGGCCCATGAGGTCAACGCCCCCGTCATCATCCAGGCCTCGCGCGGCGCCCGGAACTACGCCAACGACATCGTTCTGGCCAAGCTGATCGACGCCCTGGCCGAGCTCTATCCGCATATCCCGGTCTGCATGCACCAGGACCATGGCAACGGCCCGGCGACCTGCGCCACCGCCATCCAGTACGGCTTTACCTCGGTGATGATGGACGGCTCGCTGGAGGAGGACGCCAAGACCCCCGCCTCCTACGAATACAACGTCGACGTCACCCGTCGCGTCACCGAAATGGCCCACGCCTGCGGCGTCTCGGTCGAGGGCGAACTGGGCGTGCTGGGCTCGCTGGAAACCGGCATGGGCGAGGCTGAAGACGGCCACGGCTTCGAGGGCAAGCTGGACCACTCGCAACTGCTGACCGACCCGGATCAGGCCGTCGACTTCGTTGCCGCCACCAAGGTCGACGCCCTCGCGATCGCCATGGGCACCAGCCACGGCGCCTACAAGTTCACGCGTCAGCCGGACGGCGAGGTGCTGGCCATGAACGTGATCGAGGAAATCCACCGCCGCCTGCCCAACACCCACTTGGTGATGCACGGGTCGTCCTCAGTGCCGCAGGATCTGCAGGACATCATCAATCAGTACGGCGGCGAAATGCCCCAGACCTGGGGCGTGCCGGTCGAGGAAATCCAGCGCGGCATCAAACACGGCGTGCGCAAGGTCAACATCGACACCGACAACCGCATGGCCATCACCGGCGCCATCCGTAAGGCGCTGATGGAGAAGCCGGGCGAGTTCGACCCGCGCTACTATCTGAAGCCGGCCAAGGAAGCGATGAAGAAGCTCTGCATGGAGCGCTACCAGCAGTTCGGCTGCGAGGGTCAGGCCTCAAAGATCCGCCCGCTCTCCACCGCCCAGATGGCCAAACGCTACGCCTCGGGCGATCTGGATCCGTCCTTCCGCGGCGCATCCGTCAAGGCCGCCTAA
- a CDS encoding DUF2799 domain-containing protein produces the protein MNRLMIAGGALAAAALLSSCTTMSKDECLAGAWGEKGYVDGASGYPMTRLDDHTKACAKFQIAPNPAAYGSAREDGLRTYCTFQRGWEEGRAGNAYYGVCRPEEEQAFLPAYRDGRLLHEVEDAYETAESALNSAEARIENREDKLEAKERELRGEGLTDEGRQRIRDRIQEVRGEIRDARRNAREARDALDQAEWDVRRVRRELSGRYPV, from the coding sequence ATGAATCGGTTGATGATCGCCGGGGGCGCGCTCGCTGCGGCGGCGCTGCTGAGCAGCTGCACCACCATGAGCAAGGACGAATGCCTCGCCGGCGCCTGGGGCGAGAAGGGCTATGTGGACGGGGCGTCGGGCTATCCGATGACGCGACTGGACGACCACACCAAGGCCTGCGCCAAGTTTCAGATCGCACCCAACCCGGCCGCCTATGGCTCGGCGCGTGAGGATGGCTTGCGGACCTATTGCACCTTCCAGCGCGGTTGGGAGGAGGGGCGGGCGGGCAATGCCTATTATGGCGTCTGTCGGCCGGAGGAGGAACAGGCGTTTTTACCGGCCTATCGTGACGGCCGACTGCTGCATGAGGTCGAGGATGCGTACGAGACGGCGGAAAGCGCGCTGAACAGCGCCGAGGCCCGGATCGAGAACCGCGAAGACAAGCTGGAGGCCAAGGAGCGTGAACTGCGCGGCGAGGGCCTGACGGATGAAGGGCGGCAGCGTATTCGTGACCGCATTCAAGAGGTCAGAGGCGAGATCCGGGATGCGCGTCGCAATGCCCGAGAGGCACGCGACGCGCTGGATCAGGCGGAATGGGACGTTCGCCGGGTGCGGCGCGAACTGAGCGGCCGCTACCCGGTCTAG
- a CDS encoding RluA family pseudouridine synthase: MSAQYLIDDDEDPATGSPAEVLEARIDAAGVRLDKALAGAFPTLSRARLQALLAEGAVSRDGAVLTGGSAKAQPGLYAVVLPPVTPAKPQPQAIPLIVLYEDADLIVIDKPAGMAAHPAPGTPDGTLVNALLAHCGDSLSGIGGVARPGIVHRLDKDTSGVMVAAKTDRAHAGLSALFAAHDIERTYIALTRGAPSPATGRIQTRIGRSTGDRKKMAVLKAGGREAITDYVVQATFGEPGKAGRAPMAARVACTLHTGRTHQIRVHLSSKGAPILGDATYGSGSPAIPVRAAISEAGLERQALHAAVLGFVHPVTGEALRFETAPPSDMQRLETRLAEL; the protein is encoded by the coding sequence GTGTCCGCCCAATATCTGATCGATGACGACGAAGACCCCGCTACCGGCTCCCCCGCCGAGGTGCTGGAGGCCCGCATCGACGCGGCCGGCGTTCGCCTGGACAAGGCCTTGGCCGGCGCCTTCCCCACCCTGTCGCGCGCCCGGCTCCAGGCCCTGCTGGCCGAGGGCGCCGTCAGTCGCGATGGCGCGGTCCTGACCGGCGGTTCCGCCAAGGCCCAGCCCGGCCTCTATGCCGTCGTCCTGCCGCCCGTCACGCCGGCTAAACCTCAGCCCCAGGCCATCCCCCTGATCGTCCTCTACGAGGACGCCGACCTTATCGTCATCGACAAGCCTGCGGGCATGGCCGCCCACCCCGCGCCCGGCACGCCCGACGGCACTCTGGTCAATGCGCTGTTGGCCCATTGCGGCGACAGCCTATCAGGCATTGGGGGCGTGGCCCGCCCCGGAATCGTCCACCGGCTGGACAAGGACACCTCCGGCGTCATGGTCGCCGCCAAGACCGACCGCGCCCACGCCGGCTTGTCGGCCCTGTTCGCTGCGCACGACATCGAGCGCACCTACATCGCCCTGACACGCGGCGCGCCGTCGCCCGCGACCGGCCGCATCCAGACCCGCATCGGCCGCTCCACCGGCGACCGCAAGAAGATGGCGGTCCTCAAGGCCGGCGGTCGCGAGGCCATCACCGACTATGTCGTCCAGGCGACCTTCGGGGAGCCTGGAAAAGCTGGCCGCGCCCCCATGGCCGCGCGCGTCGCCTGCACGCTTCACACCGGCCGCACCCACCAGATCCGCGTCCACCTGTCGTCCAAGGGCGCGCCCATCCTCGGCGACGCGACCTATGGCTCGGGCAGTCCCGCCATTCCCGTCCGCGCCGCCATCTCCGAGGCTGGCCTTGAGCGTCAAGCCCTCCACGCCGCCGTCCTAGGCTTTGTCCATCCTGTCACGGGCGAGGCGCTTCGCTTCGAGACCGCGCCGCCGTCCGACATGCAGCGTCTCGAAACGCGCCTCGCCGAACTCTGA
- the rpoH gene encoding RNA polymerase sigma factor RpoH has translation MAANSTLAVMSPEQGLSRYLTEIRKFPMLTKDEEFMLAKRWSEHQDPEAAHRLVTSHLRLVAKIAMGYRGYGLPIGEVISEGNVGLMQAVKKFDADKGFRLATYAMWWIRASIQEYILRSWSLVKMGTTAAQKKLFFNLRKAKSQISAFEEGDLHPEHLAAIATKLGVTEEEVTNMNRRLGGDASLNAPLRADGESEWQDWLADDTAVSQETQLADDEEKGIRMSLLQEAMEELTDREKHILTERRLKDDPVTLEELAGQYGVSRERVRQIEVRAFEKLQKAMRAAAEERNLVDA, from the coding sequence ATGGCTGCCAATAGTACGCTCGCGGTGATGTCGCCTGAACAAGGCCTGTCGCGTTATCTGACGGAAATCCGCAAGTTTCCGATGCTGACCAAGGACGAGGAGTTCATGCTCGCCAAGCGTTGGTCTGAGCACCAGGACCCTGAAGCCGCCCACCGTCTCGTCACCTCGCACCTTCGTCTCGTGGCCAAGATCGCCATGGGGTATCGCGGCTACGGCCTGCCGATCGGCGAAGTGATTTCCGAGGGCAACGTCGGCCTGATGCAGGCCGTCAAGAAGTTCGACGCCGACAAGGGCTTCCGCCTGGCGACCTACGCCATGTGGTGGATCCGCGCCTCGATCCAGGAGTACATCCTGCGCAGTTGGTCGCTTGTGAAGATGGGCACCACCGCGGCGCAGAAGAAGCTGTTCTTCAACCTGCGCAAGGCCAAGAGCCAGATCTCGGCCTTCGAGGAAGGCGATCTGCATCCTGAACACCTCGCCGCCATCGCCACCAAGCTGGGCGTGACGGAGGAAGAGGTCACCAATATGAACCGCCGTCTCGGCGGCGACGCGTCGCTGAACGCCCCGTTGCGGGCCGACGGCGAAAGCGAGTGGCAGGACTGGCTGGCCGATGACACGGCCGTGTCTCAGGAAACCCAGCTTGCCGACGACGAGGAAAAAGGCATCCGCATGAGCCTCCTCCAGGAGGCTATGGAAGAGCTGACCGACCGTGAGAAGCACATCCTCACGGAACGCCGCCTCAAGGACGACCCGGTTACGCTGGAAGAGCTCGCCGGCCAGTACGGCGTGTCGCGCGAACGCGTGCGTCAGATCGAGGTCCGCGCCTTCGAGAAGCTGCAAAAGGCCATGCGCGCCGCCGCCGAAGAGCGGAACCTGGTCGACGCCTGA
- a CDS encoding response regulator translates to MFAANARTMSRMEPALRRVVIVDPNPSSARLLSDIMKGMGAREIYSESDEERALELLRDVEPGVIFTERSGDTLNGETLARRIRRSGMSCRMSPIIMVTSEATAAAIKGARDAGIHEFLRKPFTTGDLFKRVENVTLKPRPWIEAVGYVGPDRRRFNSGEYSGARKRRSDGAGGGGPAEIRDQASRILVSALSQFEQDPSQATRAIRQQAETLNGLAIKTADARLAMAVATLQAYVASGQVTKAGLAQPIGTVVTAARAANEAALVARAS, encoded by the coding sequence GTGTTCGCCGCAAACGCCAGAACCATGAGCCGCATGGAGCCCGCGCTCCGTCGGGTGGTCATCGTGGACCCTAATCCGTCGTCGGCGAGGCTGCTGTCGGACATCATGAAGGGCATGGGCGCGCGCGAAATCTATTCGGAGAGCGACGAGGAACGCGCGCTTGAGCTGCTGCGCGACGTCGAGCCGGGCGTGATCTTCACAGAACGGTCCGGAGACACGCTGAACGGCGAAACCCTTGCGCGGCGTATTCGACGTTCCGGCATGTCGTGCCGCATGTCGCCGATCATCATGGTGACGAGCGAGGCGACCGCCGCGGCGATCAAGGGCGCGCGCGACGCCGGCATCCACGAGTTTCTGAGAAAGCCGTTCACGACCGGCGACCTGTTCAAACGGGTCGAGAACGTGACGCTGAAGCCGCGGCCTTGGATCGAGGCCGTCGGCTATGTTGGGCCGGATCGTCGTCGGTTCAACTCGGGCGAATATTCGGGCGCTCGCAAGCGCCGCAGCGATGGCGCAGGCGGAGGCGGCCCCGCCGAAATCCGCGATCAGGCGTCGCGAATTCTGGTTTCGGCCCTGTCTCAGTTCGAACAGGACCCGTCGCAAGCGACGCGCGCAATTCGCCAACAGGCCGAGACGCTGAACGGTCTGGCCATCAAGACGGCGGACGCGCGACTGGCGATGGCTGTGGCGACCCTGCAGGCCTATGTGGCCAGCGGTCAGGTGACGAAGGCGGGACTGGCCCAGCCGATCGGCACGGTGGTGACGGCTGCGAGAGCGGCCAATGAAGCGGCGCTGGTGGCGCGAGCCTCGTGA
- a CDS encoding adenylosuccinate synthase — MANVAVVGAQWGDEGKGKIVDWLSNRADMVVRFQGGHNAGHTLVVDGKVYKLALLPSGVVQGKPSIIGNGVVVDPWHLVGEIEKIQAQGVAITPDILTIADNACLILPIHPALDVAREAAANAPGAKIGTTGRGIGPAYEDKVGRRAIRVCDLANEDDLKVKIDRLRSHHDPLRAGLGLEPIDPDALLTQLLEIAPKILPYVKPAWRVLDQAQKDGKRVLFEGAQGAFLDVDHGTYPYVTSSNTVAGQAAAGSGIGPRGVGYVLGIVKAYTTRVGEGPFACELDDEVGAHLATVGREVGVNTGRARRCGWFDAVLVRQSVAINGIDGIALTKLDVLDGLKTLKICVGYKVDGEVLDYLPSSLKAQAAAEPVFEELEGWSDSTAGVRSFKDINANAIKYVRRIEELIGAPVALLSTSPERDDTILMRDPFQG, encoded by the coding sequence TTGGCGAACGTAGCGGTGGTCGGCGCCCAGTGGGGCGACGAGGGCAAGGGCAAGATCGTGGACTGGCTGTCCAACCGCGCGGACATGGTCGTGCGGTTCCAGGGTGGTCACAACGCGGGCCATACGCTGGTCGTGGATGGCAAGGTCTACAAGCTGGCGCTGCTGCCCAGCGGCGTGGTGCAGGGCAAGCCGTCGATCATCGGCAACGGCGTGGTCGTCGATCCCTGGCATCTGGTCGGCGAGATCGAGAAGATTCAGGCGCAGGGGGTTGCGATCACGCCCGATATCCTGACCATTGCCGACAACGCGTGTCTGATCCTGCCCATCCACCCTGCGCTAGACGTCGCGCGCGAGGCGGCGGCCAACGCGCCGGGCGCCAAGATCGGCACGACCGGGCGGGGCATCGGTCCGGCCTATGAAGATAAGGTGGGGCGGCGCGCCATTCGGGTCTGCGATCTGGCCAATGAAGACGATCTGAAGGTCAAGATCGACCGGTTGCGCTCGCACCACGATCCGCTGCGCGCCGGGCTGGGGCTGGAGCCGATAGATCCCGACGCGCTGCTGACGCAGTTGCTGGAGATCGCGCCGAAGATCCTGCCCTATGTGAAGCCGGCCTGGCGCGTGCTGGATCAGGCGCAGAAGGACGGCAAACGCGTCCTGTTCGAAGGGGCGCAGGGCGCCTTCCTGGACGTGGATCACGGCACCTACCCCTATGTCACCAGCTCCAACACAGTAGCCGGCCAGGCGGCGGCGGGTTCGGGCATCGGTCCGCGCGGCGTCGGCTATGTCTTGGGGATCGTGAAGGCCTATACGACGCGCGTCGGCGAAGGCCCGTTCGCCTGCGAACTGGATGATGAAGTCGGCGCGCATCTGGCGACCGTGGGCCGCGAGGTCGGGGTGAACACCGGCCGCGCGCGTCGCTGCGGCTGGTTTGACGCCGTGCTGGTGCGCCAGTCCGTGGCGATCAACGGCATCGACGGCATCGCCCTGACCAAGCTGGACGTGCTGGATGGGCTGAAGACGCTGAAGATCTGTGTCGGCTACAAGGTCGATGGCGAGGTTCTGGATTACCTGCCGTCCAGCCTGAAGGCCCAGGCCGCCGCCGAGCCGGTGTTCGAGGAGCTGGAAGGCTGGAGCGACAGCACAGCCGGCGTCCGCAGCTTCAAGGACATAAACGCCAACGCCATCAAATATGTGCGCCGGATCGAGGAGTTGATCGGCGCGCCGGTGGCCCTGCTGTCGACCAGCCCCGAGCGCGACGACACCATTCTGATGCGCGATCCGTTCCAGGGCTGA
- a CDS encoding phosphoserine transaminase: MSTKPDVKPARPWFSAGPTAKRPGYALGGLPSDLLGRGIRAPEVVERFAHGLRLTREVLEVPDSHVMLYTPGSDTGAVEAALWGMLGARPVQVVAFENFGLTWLADVKDHLGLEPEALTAPWGELPDLSRADWSKDVVFPWNGTTSGVRMPDADWIAGDREGLAICDATSAAFAMPLPWDKLDVVTFSFQKALGGEAGIGVMVLSPRAVERLDTYRPDRAIPKLLRLTDGKGRFDRALADGVAINTFSILTIEDWIDALGWAKDIGGLSELIRRTDANYAALAEWVQRTDWIAFLPDRPEIRSTTSVCLKFTDARIAALDDKAQKAFVVRFKALLEGEAAVFDMEPHRNAPPGLRLWCGCTVETADVIAATPWLEWAFETALQSSPE; the protein is encoded by the coding sequence ATGAGCACGAAGCCTGATGTGAAGCCGGCGCGGCCGTGGTTTTCGGCGGGGCCGACGGCGAAGCGGCCGGGCTATGCGCTGGGCGGATTGCCGTCCGATCTGCTGGGACGCGGCATTCGCGCGCCGGAGGTGGTCGAGCGGTTCGCCCATGGTCTGCGCCTGACGCGCGAAGTGCTGGAAGTCCCCGACAGCCATGTGATGCTCTATACGCCGGGGTCGGACACGGGCGCGGTCGAGGCGGCGCTGTGGGGGATGTTGGGCGCCCGGCCCGTGCAGGTCGTGGCGTTCGAAAACTTCGGCCTGACCTGGCTGGCCGACGTAAAGGATCATCTGGGGCTGGAGCCCGAGGCCCTGACGGCGCCGTGGGGCGAACTGCCGGATCTGAGCCGGGCCGACTGGTCCAAGGACGTGGTGTTCCCGTGGAACGGCACGACCTCGGGCGTGCGGATGCCGGACGCCGACTGGATCGCCGGCGATCGCGAGGGGCTGGCGATCTGCGACGCGACCTCGGCCGCCTTCGCCATGCCGCTGCCGTGGGACAAGCTGGATGTGGTGACCTTTAGCTTCCAGAAAGCGCTGGGCGGCGAGGCGGGCATCGGGGTGATGGTGCTGTCGCCGCGCGCGGTCGAGCGGCTGGATACCTACCGACCGGATCGGGCGATCCCGAAACTGCTGCGGCTGACCGACGGCAAGGGACGGTTTGATCGGGCGCTGGCGGACGGGGTGGCGATCAACACCTTCTCGATCCTGACCATCGAAGACTGGATCGACGCCTTGGGCTGGGCCAAGGACATTGGCGGGTTGAGCGAATTGATCCGGCGGACAGACGCCAACTATGCCGCGCTGGCGGAATGGGTGCAACGGACCGACTGGATCGCCTTCCTGCCGGACCGACCGGAGATTCGGTCGACGACCTCGGTCTGTCTGAAATTCACCGATGCGCGGATCGCGGCGCTGGACGACAAGGCGCAGAAGGCCTTCGTCGTGCGGTTCAAGGCCCTGCTGGAAGGAGAGGCGGCGGTGTTCGACATGGAACCGCATCGCAATGCGCCGCCCGGCCTTCGGCTATGGTGCGGCTGCACCGTCGAGACGGCCGATGTGATCGCGGCGACGCCATGGCTGGAATGGGCGTTCGAGACGGCGCTGCAATCCTCCCCCGAGTAG
- a CDS encoding DnaJ C-terminal domain-containing protein: protein MAGDPYKELGVSKGASADEVKKAYRKLAKELHPDKNPGDKITEDKFKRVTAAFDILGDKEKRAKYDAGQIDGDGNEQYRGFGGGGRAGGSPFGQGGNPFGQGGGPGGRANFEGVDLDDLFGMFGGGGRQRGARDFTSRGQDVKATLDISLEDAIAGATRRIQFSDGRTLDVTIPKGASEGQTIRLRGQGSPGRGAENGDALIELRIESHPIYKRDGADLTMDLPVSVPDAVLGAKVRVPTPEGVVQMTLPAGSNSGKVLRLKGRGAFAQGRRGDLLARVMVTLPDAPDAELTQFAEDWRAKRPYTPGR, encoded by the coding sequence GTGGCAGGCGACCCCTACAAGGAACTGGGCGTTTCGAAGGGCGCGAGCGCGGACGAGGTCAAAAAGGCGTATCGCAAGCTCGCCAAGGAACTGCATCCCGACAAGAACCCCGGCGACAAGATCACCGAGGACAAGTTCAAACGGGTGACGGCGGCCTTCGACATCCTGGGCGACAAGGAAAAGCGCGCCAAATACGACGCGGGCCAGATCGACGGGGACGGCAACGAACAGTACCGCGGCTTCGGCGGGGGCGGTCGCGCCGGCGGCAGCCCGTTCGGCCAAGGCGGCAATCCGTTCGGACAAGGCGGCGGGCCGGGGGGGCGGGCCAACTTCGAAGGCGTCGATCTGGACGACCTGTTCGGCATGTTCGGCGGCGGCGGGCGTCAGCGCGGCGCGCGGGACTTCACCTCGCGCGGTCAGGACGTGAAGGCGACGCTGGACATCAGTCTGGAAGACGCCATCGCCGGGGCGACGCGACGGATCCAGTTTTCGGACGGACGCACCCTGGACGTGACCATTCCCAAGGGCGCGTCGGAAGGCCAGACGATCCGCCTGCGCGGCCAGGGATCACCGGGGCGCGGGGCCGAGAACGGCGACGCCCTGATCGAACTCAGGATCGAATCGCACCCCATCTACAAGCGCGACGGGGCGGACCTGACCATGGATCTGCCGGTGTCGGTCCCCGATGCGGTGCTGGGCGCAAAGGTGCGGGTGCCGACGCCCGAGGGCGTGGTGCAGATGACGCTGCCGGCCGGATCGAACTCGGGCAAGGTGCTGAGGCTGAAGGGGCGGGGCGCGTTTGCGCAAGGCAGGCGGGGCGATCTGCTGGCGCGGGTGATGGTGACGCTGCCCGATGCGCCGGACGCCGAACTGACCCAGTTCGCCGAGGATTGGCGGGCCAAGCGGCCCTATACGCCGGGGCGGTGA